From the Terriglobales bacterium genome, the window GCGCCATCGAGATGATCGCGAGCTCGACCGCGCGCTTTGACATCGCGCGCTTCGGCGCCGAGGTCTTCCGCCCCAGCCCGCGGCAGAGCGACCTGATGATCGTGGCCGGCACCGTGACGCTGAAGATGGCGCCGGTGGTCAAGCGCATCTACGACCAGATGCCCGACCCCAAGTGGGTGATCTCGATGGGCGCGTGCTCCTCGGTGGGCGGCCCGTTCAATACCTACGCCGTGTTGCAGGGCGTGGACCGCATCGTGCCGACCGACGTCTACGTCATCGGCTGCCCGCCGCGTCCGGAGAACCTGTTCTACGCGCTGCTCAAGCTGCAGGACAAGATCGACTCCATGTCGCTGGCGAAGCGGCCGACCGAGGTCCGGCTCACCGAAGACATGGCCGCGGACTTCAAGCGCCAGGTCATGATCGCCCAGACGCTGCAGCCGAAATAGTTTCCAGTTTCGGGTTTCCAGTTTCCAGAACGCTCTTGGCTTTTGGCTCTTGGCTCTTGGCTTGAACCAGGAGCCAAGAGCCAAGAGCGAATCTTTTTATGAAGCGACTCTGCAGCACGTCCGAGTTGCCGCTCGAAGGCAAGGCCAAGGAGTTCTCGGTCGAGGGCAAGATGGTCTGCGTGGCCAACGTGAACGGCCGGCTCGCCGCGCTCGACAACGTCTGCCCGCACCGCGGCGGGCAGCTCGGGTTGGGCGTCGTGCTCGACGGCAAGGTCATCTGCCCGTGGCACGGCTGGGCCTACGACCCGCAGACCGGCGCGATCGCGCACCTGCCCGACGAAAAGATCCCGGTCTACCCCATCAAGGTCGAGGGCGAGGACGTGCTGATCGAGCTGTGACTCTCTTGATGGGTCATCCTGAGGAGCGCGACGAGCGCGCG encodes:
- a CDS encoding NADH-quinone oxidoreductase subunit B family protein, giving the protein MGWLHNKFEKNFLITTVDYVFNWARKSALWPMTFGLACCAIEMIASSTARFDIARFGAEVFRPSPRQSDLMIVAGTVTLKMAPVVKRIYDQMPDPKWVISMGACSSVGGPFNTYAVLQGVDRIVPTDVYVIGCPPRPENLFYALLKLQDKIDSMSLAKRPTEVRLTEDMAADFKRQVMIAQTLQPK
- a CDS encoding Rieske (2Fe-2S) protein, which gives rise to MKRLCSTSELPLEGKAKEFSVEGKMVCVANVNGRLAALDNVCPHRGGQLGLGVVLDGKVICPWHGWAYDPQTGAIAHLPDEKIPVYPIKVEGEDVLIEL